In Gadus macrocephalus chromosome 11, ASM3116895v1, a single genomic region encodes these proteins:
- the LOC132467936 gene encoding granzyme A-like encodes MARSLLALAKTLCFILHVQSCTCGEAEIIGGEKVKAHSLPHMALLYNSKGNPVCGGTLLSSKWVLSAAHCIQSMICTVRLGVDTVKNSKTDGFVQNRTVARQYQHPCYNADTKIHDLWLLKLSQAVEETMAIKYLPLANTIPDPKEGTICMVAGWGMVNVCIKEMSDDLMSANVTVIKRETCNLTKYKNTKYTITSDMVCAGAVDENPDVRDACSGDSGGPLMCNGVQVGITSFGIGCANRTKPGVYAFLSKQHIDWINETMKNESYSEECPTQ; translated from the exons ATGGCGCGTTCATTGCTAGCTCTTGCTAAAACCTTGTGTTTCATCCTCCATGTCCAGTCAT GTACTTGTGGCGAGGCTGAGATCATCGGAGGGGAGAAGGTGAAGGCTCATTCTCTGCCCCACATGGCTCTCCTGTATAACAGCAAAGGAAATCCTGTCTGCGGAGGTACCCTCCTCTCTTCCAAATGGGTGCTGTCCGCGGCCCACTGTATCCA GTCTATGATATGTACGGTGCGTCTTGGGGTGGACACCGTTAAAAACAGCAAGACGGATGGATTTGTTCAGAACCGGACGGTTGCAAGGCAATACCAACATCCTTGCTATAACGCTGACACTAAAATCCATGATCTCTGGCTGCTTAAG CTCAGCCAAGCGGTGGAAGAGACCATGGCCATAAAGTATTTGCCATTGGCAAATACAATCCCAGACCCCAAGGAAGGTACCATATGTATGGTGGCTGGTTGGGGGATGGTCAACGTTTGTATTAAAGAGATGTCAGATGATCTGATGTCCGCCAATGTCACTGTTATCAAAAGGGAAACATGCAACTTaaccaaatataaaaatacCAAGTATACCATCACTTCTGACATGGTATGTGCCGGAGCTGTAGACGAGAATCCGGACGTTCGGGATGCTTGTTCG GGAGACTCTGGTGGACCTCTGATGTGCAACGGTGTGCAAGTAGGAATCACTTCCTTTGGCATCGGCTGTGCCAATAGGACCAAACCAGGAGTGTATGCTTTCCTTTCCAAACAACACATTGACTGGATAAATGAGACAATGAAGAACGAGAGTTATTCTGAGGAATGTCCAACTCAATGA
- the LOC132467490 gene encoding serine protease 53-like, with protein sequence MARSLLALAKTLCFVLHVQSCTCGEAEIIGGKKVKAHSLPHMALLYNSEGNPVCGGTLLSSTWVLTAAHCFKFEIDTVRLGVVTIKNSKTDGFVQARKVAKQYKHPNYENATYLHDLLLLKLSQAVEETMAIKYLPLANTIPDPEEGTICMVAGWGMVNVHIKAMSDDLMSADVTVIKRETCNLTKYKNTKYTITSDMVCAGTVDENPDVRDTCRGDSGGPLMCNGVQVGITSFGIGCANRTKPGVYALLTKQHIEWINKVMQKQEIEHQKQAMACSWLALVNTLCLVLHVQPCTCGEAEIIGGKKVKAHSLPHMALLYNSEGEPDCGGTLLSSTWVLTAAHCDEFEIDTVRLGVVTIKNSKTDGFVQARKVAKQYKHPNYENATYLHDLLLLKLSQAVEETMAIKYLLLANTIPDPKEGTICMVAGWGFVNVKKEVMSDDLMSADVTVIKRETCNLTKYKNTKYTITSDMVCAGTVDENPDVRDTCRGDSGGPLMCNGVQVGITSFGIGCANRTKPGVYALLIKQHIEWINKVMQKQELF encoded by the exons ATGGCGCGTTCATTGCTAGCTCTTGCTAAAACCTTGTGTTTCGTCCTCCATGTCCAGTCAT GTACTTGTGGCGAGGCTGAGATCATCGGAGGGAAGAAGGTGAAGGCTCATTCTCTGCCCCACATGGCTCTCCTGTATAACAGTGAAGGAAATCCTGTGTGCGGAGGTACCCTCCTCTCTTCCACATGGGTGCTGACCGCGGCCCACTGTTTCAA GTTCGAAATAGATACAGTGCGTCTCGGGGTGGTCACCATTAAAAACAGCAAGACGGATGGATTTGTTCAGGCCCGGAAGGTTGCAAAGCAATACAAACATCCTAACTACGAAAATGCCACTTATCTCCATGATCTCTTGCTGCTTAAG CTCAGCCAAGCGGTGGAAGAGACCATGGCCATAAAGTATTTGCCATTGGCAAATACAATCCCAGACCCAGAGGAAGGCACCATATGTATGGTGGCTGGATGGGGGATGGTCAACGTTCATATTAAAGCCATGTCAGATGATCTGATGTCCGCCGATGTCACTGTTATCAAAAGGGAAACGTGCAACTTaaccaaatataaaaatacCAAGTATACCATCACTTCTGACATGGTATGTGCCGGAACTGTAGACGAGAATCCGGACGTTCGGGATACTTGTCGG GGAGACTCTGGAGGACCTCTGATGTGCAACGGTGTGCAAGTAGGAATCACTTCCTTTGGCATCGGCTGTGCCAATAGGACCAAACCAGGAGTGTATGCTTTGCTTACCAAACAACACATTGAATggataaataaagtaatgcAGAAACAAGA AATTGAGCATCAGAAACAAGCTATGGCGTGTTCATGGCTAGCTCTTGTTAACACCTTGTGTTTGGTCCTCCATGTCCAGCCAT GTACTTGTGGCGAGGCTGAGATCATCGGAGGGAAGAAGGTGAAGGCCCATTCTCTGCCCCACATGGCTCTCCTGTATAACAGCGAAGGAGAGCCCGACTGCGGGGGAACCCTCCTCTCTTCCACATGGGTGCTGACCGCGGCACACTGTGATGA GTTCGAAATAGATACAGTGCGTCTCGGGGTGGTCACCATTAAAAACAGCAAGACGGATGGATTTGTTCAGGCCCGGAAGGTTGCAAAGCAATACAAACATCCTAACTACGAAAATGCCACTTATCTCCATGATCTCTTGCTGCTTAAG CTCAGCCAAGCGGTGGAAGAGACCATGGCCATAAAGTATTTGCTATTGGCAAATACAATCCCAGACCCCAAGGAAGGCACCATATGTATGGTGGCTGGATGGGGGTTCGTCAACGTTAAAAAAGAAGTCATGTCAGATGATCTGATGTCCGCCGATGTCACTGTTATCAAAAGGGAAACGTGCAACTTaaccaaatataaaaatacCAAGTATACCATCACTTCTGACATGGTATGTGCCGGAACTGTAGACGAGAATCCAGACGTTCGGGATACTTGTCGG GGAGACTCTGGAGGACCTCTGATGTGCAACGGTGTGCAAGTAGGAATCACTTCCTTTGGCATCGGCTGTGCCAATAGGACCAAACCAGGAGTGTATGCTTTGCTTATCAAACAACACATTGAATggataaataaagtaatgcAGAAACAAGAGTTATTCTGA
- the LOC132467699 gene encoding cell division cycle protein 20 homolog B-like has product MKQPSAVKAMGWCPWQRHVIATGGGWRDGELRIWDAQSASCVNSYATNSQICSLLWAEEKRSLVCGHGLPHHNISCWAADNPTSLDRSHQLKGREILVRVPIDSPDPLMVCFRVLVGHLVDETSSEVRYPKLSEESKNTLLLFVLPGHTDRVLHLAMSPASASRLFSAGADERVHVWSL; this is encoded by the exons ATGAAGCAGCCCAGCGCCGTCAAG GCGATGGGATGGTGTCCGTGGCAACGGCATGTGATTGCTACAGGAGGAGGCTGGCGGGACGGAGAGCTGAGAATATGGGACGCCCAATCAGCCTCATGCGTCAACTCTTACGCAACAAACTCCCAG ATCTGTTCCCTGCTGTGGGCGGAGGAGAAGAGGTCACTGGTGTGTGGTCACGGTCTCCCCCACCACAACATCAGCTGCTGGGCTGCTGACAATCCAACCTCCCTGGACAGGAGCCACCAGCTGAAAGGTAGGGAAATCCTGGTCCGTGTTCCGATCGACAGCCCAGACCCACTAATGGTTTGTTTCAGGGTCCTAGTTGGACATTTGGTGGATGAGACCTCTTCTGAGGTAAGGTATCCAAAACTCAGTGAGGAATCAAAAAACACACTTTTATTGTTTGTTCTTCCAGGTCACACAGACCGAGTCCTGCACTTGGCCATGAGTCCAGCCTCTGCTTCCAGGCTTTTCTCTGCCGGAGCAGACGAACGTGTTCACGTCTGGAGCCTGTAG